The region GACGCCGTCCAGAAGGACGGGGTCAAGCTGGACGTCTACAACAAGGGCCTCGCCGATCTGTGGGTGGGCCAGGACGGCAAGCGCTACGGACTGCCCAAGGACTGGGACACCGTCGCCATGTTCTACAACAAGAAGCTCGTCAAGGATGCCGGCTACACCGAGGAGCAGCTGAAGAACCTCGACTGGAACCCGCAGGACGGCGGCAGCTACGAGAAGGCCATCGCCCACCTCACCGTGGACAAGAGCGGCAAGCGCGGCGACGAGGCCGGCTTCGACAAGACCAAGGTGGCCACCTACGGCCTCGGCCTCGAGTCCTCCGGTTCCGGCCAGGGCCAGACCCAATGGAGCTTCCTGTCCGCCACCACCGGCTGGACCCACACGGACAAGAACCCGTGGGGCACCAAGTTCAACTACGACGATCCCAAGCTCCAGGAGACCATCAAGTGGTGGGCCGGTCTCGCGGACAAGGGCTACATGCCCAAGCTTGAGACCACCGTCGGCGCGAGCGTCTCAGACGCCTTCGGTGCCGGCAAGGCAGCCATCAACACCAACGGATCCTGGATGATCGGCCAGTACACCAGTTACAAGGGTGTCGAAACCGGAATCGCCCCGACCCCCAAGGGACCTGACGGCAAGCGCGCCAGCATGTTCAACGGCCTGGCCGACTCCATCTGGGCCGGCACCAAGAACCCGGCTGCTTCCGTGAAGTGGGTCGAGTACCTGGCCTCCAGCGCCTGCCAGGATGTCGTGGCCTCCAAGGCCGTCGTCTTCCCCGCCATCAAGAGCT is a window of Arthrobacter sp. KBS0703 DNA encoding:
- a CDS encoding sugar ABC transporter substrate-binding protein; its protein translation is MKKTIGAVAAAAAIALSLSACGGGSAAPSAEAKGEINYWLWDANQLPAYQQCATDFTKANPDIKVKITQRGWDDYWTTLTNGFVAGTAPDVFTDHLSKFPEYASKKQLLALDDAVQKDGVKLDVYNKGLADLWVGQDGKRYGLPKDWDTVAMFYNKKLVKDAGYTEEQLKNLDWNPQDGGSYEKAIAHLTVDKSGKRGDEAGFDKTKVATYGLGLESSGSGQGQTQWSFLSATTGWTHTDKNPWGTKFNYDDPKLQETIKWWAGLADKGYMPKLETTVGASVSDAFGAGKAAINTNGSWMIGQYTSYKGVETGIAPTPKGPDGKRASMFNGLADSIWAGTKNPAASVKWVEYLASSACQDVVASKAVVFPAIKSSSDKAAAAFKAKGIDVSAFTTHVTDGTTFLFPIADKAAKVDGVMKPAMDAVVSGKKDASSLTDANGQVNSLFK